cttatttttcagttaaaatggAGATTCCTCTCCTTAAAGAGCCTTTAAGGAGCCTCATACACATATATAGTCTAAATGTGCATACATACAGATCTTGTATTCGAGTTACTTGACCGTTGCCCGGGCTTGGGATGTGCTAAAGGCTTTGAAAGTTACCCTATATATGAATTTGCTTTTCTGCCCTCAGCATTTCTGAGTGGGACGTCGCTCAAATGTTGGCAACGGTGGATTTATAAATGttagtaatattttcccttttctcttattACCATCAAATTTGTCAACATTATATGTGGCATGTATAAATGTCACCTTCCACATAATCGTACTATAAATGGATACTATCATAATGTCGTGTTTACATTCACAAAATCTGTAGTAAAAGAAAATTGGTCTAATGTCAAAGATATTATGTACAAGGAGTATTTTGAATGAGGAAGTCGTATTTCTTGGTAGATATACACGTAGAGCATGCTCCTTCCGTTAGTGATGCTCGGATAAATGTTCAAAATCAAGAAAATGAACAAGGTGATCAAAGGAATAGCACAGGTATGTTACATCTCAAAACTCAAACTAAGATTTGATATGTTGAAGTCCTTTTCATATGTTCtgttaattttttgtatttttctccaATTATTCATCCAAAGAGTCGCCGTATACTCTCTCCCTCTGTCAACCTTGAAGGACTTGTCAGCAAGATCAAGTccatttgtttcatttttataggtaagtgattttcacacactcttTTAAACATCTTACATATCCTTATTTAATCATGGTTGTTGATtttgttgaatttattcaatttgatgACCATGAAGTAGGGAATGCAAACTacaaagggtgtgtgaaaatcacttcttttttattgatttattggAGTCAAATTTATATGAAGATTCATTTGAATTTGGGACCAAATTTTTTATTGGGATCAAAACCTTCGAGGATTTATACGGACTGGATTAGAAATACAGAACCCAATTGGATTTGGAAATTGCAGTTGGAATGGGCATAGGCAGGCTGCTGCAAGCTTCCAAATCATATGGTGCTGTAGggtttcatataaaatttccctacaataaataagaattttattttatttttctttgcttaTGCCATATATGACCAAATTAGCATATGAAGAATTTTGgcagcaaaatttaattttaaatttgtttcgCAGTCTTCGGTTTATTACAAGGACTTCCATCGAGGCTTTCAGAGTCTTTGGGTATGTGGGcattaagtttttttatttttatagaaaCTGGTAAACACACAAGTAACTTCTCTCACACCTCCGTTGAAATTATGCATGTTGATTTTGTCTGATTTATCAAGTTTagaagaaatttttcaatgtgcttGAAATACGGTGacgtgtcattatataagtggtgagatacttgtgttaaaaaattaactaacttgaaaaataaaacttctcTTCACTTATATAATAACGCTTGGTGTACCGTCCATATTCcgggcacaaaaaaaaatttccccaAATTTAGAGGATTATGTGAGAAACTTAAAATTGTGTGAAAATCAACTCTCAGTTTTCATTTGTTTAAATtatcaatttatttattaatggaCTCGTAAAAATATGGTTGTGAGTTGTACTATTGTTTTGAATGTCAATGTAGGAATCAACCGCATTCGTGATCTGAAATTGCTCCATGTTCGGTCACTTCAAATTTTGAACCGCACTTGTGAGAAGATAAAACATTTAAATAATGAAGAAATGATGAGATATAAACTATATGAAACAGTATTCAATGCTGTTGAAAATGGGATTGTTGAGATCGTTATTTCTTTATGCAAAGCCAAACCAGAGTTATTGATCAGAAAAAGACCAAGGAAAGGACCATACGAAGAGCCCATATTTCCAGATTCCCTACTTCCACACTCCATGGTTAAAGAGCCCGCATTTCAGGAGTCCATATTTCATTACGCTGTTGAATGCCGTCAAGAAAAAGTTTATAGCCTTGTATACGGGGCTGGTACAAGAAATTACCTTGCGACTTTGAATAATAACCGGGTGGAAAAAATGCTATATCATGCTGGGAAGTTAGATCCATTGGCAAAGGAAAAGCTTGATTGTATTCCGGGTGCAGCCTTGCAAATGCAGAGAGAAAGGCAATGGTACAAGGTTagaattattttatattatttttgtagGCTTATTTATATCTATGGCCCCTCAAAATCAATCCAACGTACTCAACCTCACGGAATTCAAATGGAAACTCTGGTTCATGTCCCTCGTTGCCCAGAATTTTGGattgaaattttattaataaataatttGATTGAAGAACTAAATACTGAATATTAGTgttaattaagaaatttaattatgaaaattaatatttctttctaaaatcatggaagttttatttttaaatttattattattattattttggagagagggggagaggtttgaaactattataataatttagccAAGGGGGAAGTTTCGAACCCGGGATCCAAGGATGGACAACTCGGAAAGGTTAACACCAAATAaggatttataattttttttcctcaaatttGAATTGTGTGAATTCtcaggaaaaaaaataattttaaatatggTTACGTGTTAAACATTGATACATTTTACGTATAATACAGTGATACCTTTTTTTATGAAAGAATTGGTGCATTATAAATATAtgaatgggtttaaataaaagactaaaaaaaattagtacaatcaagagtttaaaaatatgggtacaaaaaaaaattaaatgtacggggttacaaattaaaactaaaaaaaaatattgtattttAAAAATGGTTGCAAATAAAGAAATAGGttcaaattaaaaagaaaaatatatgatacaaaatttaacaaaaaaatataaatataccaaatcaaacctttctaacactaaataaatgtatttgaaaatgattaaataatttttaattgtaaaatttaaatatgctaatatgtaaatatttaattaaaaatgatgTGGATATAAAAGCCAAAGGgtcataaaaaattggaagaaaaaaaatatttttaatcgatgaaatagaaaaatgaagaatgtgaacctaatttctatttttttatttatgagatCGTTATATGGTTTTAGTTgtattgttaatttcatcttgtacttaatgataattatgcaataaggtaaaaaaaaaatcacctttAAAGTTTAAGTCTAAAGAGATAatatatgagttcaaataaaatttccaaaaaagaataaaagctAAACATGAAATGAATAGTTTACAAAACAGTTGCTTATAATGGCCAAATTTCAATAAGATGCACATatatccttcattttttttcctttaaaattaCTGAAAGAATGCGATCACCTCATATCACTACGATgtattaatttttgttcaatGAAATGCAGGAGGTAGAGAGCATGGTTACAACCCCGAGAGCCCCACCTTTTACAGAATATGGTTTGAATGCCGCTAGATTCTTTACCAAGAACCACAAGGAATTGCATGAGAAAGGAGAAAAGTGGATGAAAGACACAGCAAGTTCTTATATAATTGTTAGTGCCCTCATTATTACAATCATGTTTGCTGCAGCATTCACAGTTCCGGGTGGACACAATCAAGAAACAGGGTTTCCCATATTCttaaatgaaaagttatttATGGTTTTTGTAGTTTCAGATGCAATTTCGCTCTTTTCTTCTGTAACTTCAGCGTTGATGTTTCTGAGCATCCTTACATCGCGTTATGCTGAAGATGATTTTCTCAAATCCTTACCCACAAAGATGATAATAGGACTTTCCACACTCTTCATCTCCGTTGCAACCATGATGGTTGCCTTCTCTTCTGCCATATTCCTCATGCTTCGTGACAAATCATCGATTAGTACTCCAATAATTTCCCTTGCTGGTGTTCCCGtcattttatttgtttggaTGCAATTTCCCCTTCTCCTTGAGATTATTGTGTCTACCTATGGCGGAGGAATATTTGATAGGAAAGTCAAAAGCTGGATATAAATTCTTGATGGTGTATGCAATATGTTGTGTAACTGAAGTAATGTAATGTTTGTCAGCTCTAAGAAAGCTTGTATGCAGTGTACACACTATGTATGTGTTTGGTTCCTATAATAAAATCCCcattagggctgggttcggttcttatcggttcggttttttgccaaaaccgaaaccaaaccgaaatttcggttcggcccaaatttttttcggtttttttcggttcggtttcggttttttttcggtttttttttttcctccaaaaaatccaaaacaaCCACAAAAAATGCACATTATTCTCTTCGGTCTCGTTCAACAATGGCGCATTTTTCCCTTCAGTCTTGTTCATCAATGTCGTGTCCTGCACTTCAAACTTGTTTACGCTTAACGAAGCATTTTTCTCTTCAGCCTCGTTCAACAAAGTCACATTTTTCTGTTCAATCTCTTTCATCACAGGCCATTGTTGCTCTTCAATCTTTTTTTCGCTCAATTCAGCATTTTCGTCTTCAGTCATCTAGAAGCCTATGCACAAATGTAGTTAATATCAGCCATCTAGATTGCTTTGGAAATGGTAAAATAAGTAACCATATTcaggttaaaacttaaaaccaaTTGAAGAATCTGTGCTAAACACGTCACAAAGAATCTGTGCTATTGAGTAAAATAAGTAACCATATTTCTGCTGCTCGTTCAGAAGCACATCAAACAACCATGTTTGTTATATATTAACCATGTTTCTGAGTTCTGACCCTTTAGTTTGTTTATTCACATCAATTTTCCCACTTAAATTTTCACAAgccatttcattattttgtcCCTCCCTCACCTCCAAAATCTTCCTCTCCGCTTCCACTTTAAATTTACTACCAGATGGATTAAACTAGTTATTCACAATCTCAGACACAAAAAACAACAAGTAATCTGCAGCAACTcaaaacaaattgcaaaacCATGAAATTTAGAAGCTACAGATCAAATTCATCAGAAGTTCAGAACCaacgaaattgaaaaaaaaatatgcaaaacgCATCATGGGGTGAGAGACTAACCTTGCAAAGGAGGGGATTTGTGGGTCGACACTTGAGCCTTGAACCGGCGAGAGAAAGTCGACGGCGAGTGAGAGGGATAAGAGAAAGATCGCTGAGAGACGGTGACGGGGATGGGTGCTGAAGACGGCGACGGCGAGTGAGAGGAAGGGTTGCTGCAGGGTCTGCACGCTCGCAGCCATGGGGATCGGTGCTGGAGCTTGAGGGAGGActgagagagaagagggagaaatTGGAGGCATGGAGGAAGTCTGGAAGTGTGGCTGCGCAGAGAGAGATGAGGGGAGTGACAAATAGAAAAAGTGTGGCTGCTAGGGTTTTATTgatttgattataaaaattaaaaaaaatcccaaaatccgGGGGGCGTGAAGAGGGTTCGAACCCATGCGCTCCACCAGCTTGGAAAGTTTCACTAACCAACTTCACAACAAGTTCTGTTTTGTTATAATTGtatgactaaactatttataaacattgaaaaaaataattaaatatatatatcggttcggttcagttcggttcggttttcgaacctcaaaaaccgaaaccgaactgaacagtttcggttcggtttttttcggcttcggtccggtttggttttcggtttttttcgattttcggttttttgaacccacccctaatccccattgttcaatttttttgtatttgttctCCAGTCTCCAGAAGATATAATTTCACTGGACATATTAATATTTGTTGTAGgcaaaatttatatttgttCTTATAATTTCACTTCTAAGAGGAAAGTCAAATGCTGGATATAAATTATTGATGGTGTATGCGATATATTGTAACTGTAGTAATATAATGTTTGTCACTTCTTATAAAAACTTGTATGCATTATACACACTATTCAAGTGTTTGGCTCCTATAATTAAAACTCCCATTGTTCAATGATGAGtcaaatttatattatatatttgggtaaaagactgtttactaccctcatgtttcatggttttcaacatttagtacatcaaatttttttcgtctcagagtcatacctaaagtgtaaattttgggatagtctcatacatccgttagtcaaactgttagttctcccgttaagtgatgacgtggcgcccatgtggacaatgactgggcgccacgtgtcagccacgttttttttttctttctttcttcttttcttcttcttcttcttcttcttcttcttcttccacctgactgcaccatttttttttccttcctccttctccttccttccccttcttctccttcttccttctcttcctccgaatctggggaagtttttttttcttcctccttcttcctccttcttccttcctcttcttcttcttc
Above is a window of Malus sylvestris chromosome 15, drMalSylv7.2, whole genome shotgun sequence DNA encoding:
- the LOC126603946 gene encoding uncharacterized protein LOC126603946, with amino-acid sequence MYSIHIIPRARSGSTSPTSRPVSPTESMLPSPDSGLEMADTAEASQATGTVDYKRWFQYVRWGNWCKAKEFLNLHPSPITATDSHGDTALHIAADHGHEQIVEELLQWMTEEQLETKNNRGQTALTIAAAENIKIVECLVAKNNKLLRIADRRGRTPIVIAANKDRWDIVEELVQLMTEEQLETQNDDGETALTIAAAKDLKIVKCLVAKNMKLLGIADGHGRTPIVIAAEHDRWDIVEELVQLMTEEQLETKNDDGETALTIAAAKNLKIVKCLVAKNNKLLCIADGRGSTPIVIAANKDRWDIVEELVQLMTEEQLETKNDDGETALTIAAAKDLKIVKCLVAKNNKLLRIADGDQMTPILSAAKNDRWDIVRYLYPLTLLEDLKPENGPCGSQLVIYCLQAKQFDLVFELLDRCPGLGCAKGFESYPIYEFAFLPSAFLSGTSLKCWQRWIYKYIHVEHAPSVSDARINVQNQENEQGDQRNSTVFGLLQGLPSRLSESLGINRIRDLKLLHVRSLQILNRTCEKIKHLNNEEMMRYKLYETVFNAVENGIVEIVISLCKAKPELLIRKRPRKGPYEEPIFPDSLLPHSMVKEPAFQESIFHYAVECRQEKVYSLVYGAGTRNYLATLNNNRVEKMLYHAGKLDPLAKEKLDCIPGAALQMQRERQWYKEVESMVTTPRAPPFTEYGLNAARFFTKNHKELHEKGEKWMKDTASSYIIVSALIITIMFAAAFTVPGGHNQETGFPIFLNEKLFMVFVVSDAISLFSSVTSALMFLSILTSRYAEDDFLKSLPTKMIIGLSTLFISVATMMVAFSSAIFLMLRDKSSISTPIISLAGVPVILFVWMQFPLLLEIIVSTYGGGIFDRKVKSWI